The Zingiber officinale cultivar Zhangliang chromosome 2A, Zo_v1.1, whole genome shotgun sequence genomic sequence AATAGGGAAGGGAGTCTTCCCACTTGAGCTACAAGTGTTTAATTAAATGCCCACTTCCTTCTCCATTCGCCAATCACCAACAAGCTGAGAGATCCATTGGTGTTGAGTGGATGCTAAGTTTTAATGAATTTGTTTTCCTTAACCGTAGGTCAATCCAAGTCCGGCCGGTCGTTAGCCCAAGTAGGTAGGTTTATCTAGACCCATCTTTAAAAAAGTTGATAAAATTTCAGTCcaatctatttaaattatttaacagGATGAGTCAACCCAATGAATCCAACCCACATTGATAGCTCTAACAAAGTTGGATCCCTTTTGGTTTAGTTTAATAATGAACCAAAAATAATTTGGTTTTGAACCAAATTGGTTTGatcttgaaccaaacttaataATAGCGGATCGGGTTGCTATTAGATTTTGGGTTTCAGAGATTACTTGCTCCCCAAATCATTATGAATATATATATGAGAAGAGAATTGATTAAAAAAGGGCaatccggtgcacgaagctcccgccatgcggggtcccggggaaggatccattgtacgcagccttaccctactttttgcaagaggctattttcaggattcgaacccgtgaccttttggtcacatgacaacaactttaccgttgcgccaaggctccccttcatgaGAAGAGAATTGATTGTTCCTTGGAATTAAATGTGATTAGGTTTCTCTCATCTTCTCCCTCTCTGATGCCGCTGATTTCAACGTTGACACCCTTTGTTGCTAATTTTGCCACCGACGCCACTTGATGTTGATTTTAGTATTGACGCTCCCCTGTTGTCGATTTTGGCACTGACGCCCCAGCCATCGGCAACTGTCTATGCTTCAGACAGTAGCTCCTAAGGGTGTTAGACAATAGCAAAAGGTTGTTGCCCCCTTCTCGCTTTGTGCCACCAAGTTGCCCTCGCTACCGGTCACAAAGTCGAGTCAGGTTTCCTCTTTGGGATCGCATCATCTCTTTGTTTGGCTAGTACCAAATTGGAGACAAAAACTTGTGGCTTAGCAAAGCCATCTCGAAGATATCTCAGTGTGGATATCAATAGAGGCAAACTTGGTAAGTTTGCTAGCTGATGTCATTTCCTCTACACGTCATTTTGCATGTATAATTTCATTATGAAATTGTGTTCTACAACATGTCTGCGTATGTGTGTATCGTGTATGTGTGTGATATATGTATTGaaataatttaggaaattattGTTGGGACACTTCGGATGCTAAAGGTGTgtgggggggaggggtgaatagctcgcttcGCTTCGATGATGATAATTTGCAGTGGAATACTCGAAGTTAAGCTCttccaatgctaacacaagaatttacttggtatccacctcaaaaagagaTGATTAATTTAAGGATCAACACtcgagcacactctccactatgtaaATACTCCTTCTCAGAAACACTCCAGAGGCatagaagcctcgtacaagctctcaatataacaagaagaaaagagaagcaagtacaaaaaaaaatcttacaagatttacaataatGAAACACTAGCTTTCTCTCTTTTAGTTTGGAAATGTCTCTTGATACTTGGAAATGCAATAGCAATTTgctccaagtgccttcaagaatcGCCACGGTGAGCTTGAGAGAAATCGGGAGAGTTGCGATGAACATTGCACACCAAACCCTTTTATCGGGCTCATAACAACTAGTTTTCAAGcgtaatcgattaccctaatcgattatgcACACCTAATCGACTAGCCTGATCGATTAGACATGCTTCTGTTTGTGCGAGAACGACTCGTAAGTAATTAAGCTTCCCTGCTTAATCGCTTACCGTAGCTTCTGTTTCAAACAAAACACTTCTTAAGCGATTGCCCTAATCACTTGAGATGTgcctaatcgattagcctaatcgattaggcaccTCTCTATGCACTCACAAAAATACGCTTAAGTGATTACCCCGATCACTTAGCTATgataatcgattagcctaattgaTTACCAAACTCTAGCTTCCAAAACGAAGTCTAGAGTTCCCttatccaacatccggtcaacctgacctattgggactcctccttgcctagcatccggtcatcctcgACCTGCTAGAACTTCTTcatcaagtgtccagtcaatcctttgactcacttggatttttctcctcgtgccaagtgttcagtcaaacctttgacccacttggacttccaatcactaggtgtccagtcaacttttgacccacttggatttccaactgtctagcttcactcactaggacttcctcactgtctacttcactcactaaggtttttcacctgacttcactcaccaggattttccatctgcctagcttcactgatTAAGGCTTTCACCTACCTTCATTTTCTAGGATTCTTtaatcaagtatccgatcaaccttgacctactcgactcttcttCTTCTGACAACCATCCTATTGGTCTTGTCTTTGTCTAACCTTCAATTAAgacttttccaatcaagtatccgatcaaccttgacttacttaacTCTTCTTTACATCAAACTAGTCAAATTCTGATCAGaagagaattgcaccaacaatgtccccATACAGATAATTACAGTTGCAATCTctgtatattgtcaaatatcaaaactcaaatatcaaaacttaagtttaaacTAACTTAAATTTAATCAAACTGATCAACATTGACCTAAGAAATATTGCACGAACAATTATTACTCTTTCCCTGCTTATTTTtgaaatagaaattttaaatggATATAGAAACACTAGTGCCGACAAAACTAGTGACAAAAGGAAATAGACAGTAAGCACAAACTGCTAAGTggttattcataaaaaaaaaaatgtgtataaatttaattttatttaacaggTCAAGAAAATATAATTTCTTATTACAAATTTAAGGTCTTCTTAAACTTCTCAATTTATACATGAATATATATTCGGAATTATCTAGTATTTGTACGttagaatttagaattatatGTCATCATTAATTAGGATAAATTCTCAATTCTTATTATTCAATCAATACGTATACATGGTTATTAAAGGTATAACTTCAACATTGGTAAATATTATAAATCATGTGAGTATCACCATGTAAATTAATGATAGTCTaaagataatatataaatcaATTAAGAAATAAATTATAAGAGTCAATGTTCATAGAGTGTAATAACATTATCTGGGATATAGGTTAACAGTCTCCTCACTATGATTATATAATAAACATTTACCGCACAGAGTGTAATAACATCATCTGATATATAGGCTAATAGTCTCTTCACCGATGAATTACATAAAAACATTCACCGCAAGCGACCACGCCACCACCACAACAACATACGAGTGATTTAGTACTATGATATAAAATTAGACTTGGAGTTTTcacttttaaaattttgttttcttCATTTATCATAATTGTTAAATTCAAGTTCATGCATATCTTATTGGTTAGTTAGAACAACCAATCTAAATCAACTTTTCATATGAATTACATTAATTCGTTTAAGTATCCTATGATTCACCAATAAAAGTTATAAAACAAGAAGCTACAAGTATTAACATCTAGAATATTAAATAATATAGAAGGTCAAACAATATAAAGATATATATGAACGaaagaataatttaaaatattcattttaattttaaaataacctTTCTTAACTTAATTCTCATATGAAAGTCACGTATGAatataaaataacatcaatttatTTGTCCACCAATGGtggtttaaatattttaaaacccattttattatttttagatataattttaatctcatttttaaaaataattatacatAGATAATCGATTTATCTAATTATTCAGGTACAGAAAATGTATAACGAGTAAAGAATAGAATTTATCCATCTTTATATAGCAAAAATTGATTTTTGACATATCAATGTGTCCACTCAAACTAgatcatattttaaaaatataatgcaCATTATAAAAATATCATACACATATCAAGAATATCATGATCATCTAATCGATAAAAAAAATACGAGAACACAAAATTATTAGGACAGAAAATCTGGACTACTTTAAatataatatgaaaatatttcaaTTACTCAAAATGatattcaaataaattttatcatttttttatcacACGCTATGTCGTAATATTTTACATTCTTTCCTAATGGACATATCTACGACTACCGATCATAattataaatcaattaaaataaaatataccgtaTAAGGAACGGAGGTTGCCCATCCTATAGATGTGATTTCACAGTCAACTTAAGCCGCTTGTTCAAGTAGATGCCGGTCGAAAAGAGGGAAATAATATTTTGGAAAAATGACGTgtgatttaaatatttaaaaaacttatgtgctgaattaatttcaataattaaaaCCTCATGTTTGTATAAAATAaaggtttccatcatttttaattaaaatatactaTAAAGAAATCTAATTCTTTtccataaattaaaattaatttacaataaatttaatttctaaggTGCCAACCACACGGTATATTACTTTATTCCCGTCAAAAGTATTTCATCTTTTgtacaaataaaattttataaactaatTTATAAATAAACCAAATTGTGTTTGTCAGGATTTTATTTGTTTATCTTTTTAGTcttgaattaaattaataaaattttatttttagagttTAGAAGTTGGATTAtaatgtttaagttaaaaaaattaaaatgaaaaaatataGGGTGTGCTTACAAAATGTACGTTATTTGAGTTAtaatatttagaatttaaaattaagaaattttttattttaaaaaaattgagataCCTAAATATTAGGCGCCTTGAGTACTACCCATAGATATAGATGAATGAGTTGCACAGATTCTCTTCATTACAAATAAGATTCTATCATATCTGTCccgatatttaaatttaaaatttttaatacttAATTAGTTAATCgagtcttaaaaaaaaaaaaaaaaactttttatatCGTTCTCCATCATATCCTTTATCCAATTGAAAGAAAATTCTCATCCCTGATACATAtgcttatttttcaaataaatttagagaaaaaaattgaaatgcgatatataaaaaaaaatcaaaatgaattttcaatttattttatttttgtttttctttttttctgtTTGTCTTATATATATTTGTTGTCTCTCAGGAAGCGTTCTCATGGCTTACGCCTCAGTTTGCTTCCCAATGAACGTTCCGGTGATGACCACGTGTCCCTCGCCGTCGTGGAGCCTCGCCTCTCGGCGGCGCCGCTTCCTCCCCGCCGTAAGATGCGTCTCCTCTGTTCCTAAGGTGGCGGATGAAGCGGACCTGTTCGACCTGAAGCAGTACATGGCCGAGAAAGCCCGGCGCGTGGACGCCGCCCTCGACCGCGCCCTTCCCCTTCGCCCGCCGGAGCGCCTCTTCGCCGCCATGCGATATTCTCTCCTTTCCCCCGGCAAGCGGGTCCGCCCCGTCCTCACGCTCGCGGCCTGCGAGCTCGTCGGCGGCGACGAGTCCGCCGCCATGCCGGTCGCTTGCGCCGCCGAGATGATCCACGTCATGTCTCTCATCCACGACGACCTCCCCTGCATCGACAACGACGACTTCCGGCGGGGGCGGCCGGCTAACCACGTGGCCTTCGGGGAGGGCTTCGCGGTGCTGGCGGGCGACGCGCTGCACTGCTTCGCCTACGAGCACGCGGCGGCGGCCGCTAGGGCGCCTCCGGAGCGGGTCCTGCGGGCGGTGGCGGAGCTGGGGAGGGCAACGGGGGCGGAGGGCCTGCTGGCGGGGCAGATCATGGACATCGAGTGCGAAGGGAAGGAGGTGGGGCTGGAGGTGCTGGAGGGCATCCACCTGCACAAGACGGCGAAGCTGATGGAGGCGGCGGCCGCGTGCGGCGTGATCATGGGCGGCGGCCGggaggaggaggtggagaggCTGAGGAGGTACGGGCGCGTGGTGGGTTTGCTGTTCCAGGTGGTCGACGACATTCTGGATGTAACGAGGACGACGGAGGAGCTCGGGAAGACGGCGGGAAAGGACTCCGCGTGCGGGAAGACGACGTACCCGAAGCTGTTGGGTTTGGAGGCGGCCGGGCGGCTGGCGGAGGAGCTGGTCGGGAAGGCGGAGGAGGAGCTGCAGGGGTTTGACCGGAACAGAGCACGGCCGCTGCGCCACCTCGCACGCTACATCGCCAGCCGCAACAACTGAATCCAACTGATCAATCTATCGAAGCTTTCGATTGATGATAATAAAATCCGAAATCTGTTATATTCGTCTTAATTTGTATGCTTTATCAACTGCGTTCGAATGAAATCTATAGAAAAACGTGGGATCTAATTAACACAAGAAAGGGAGGGGGAAAACTAAGGggaatctaatttatttttcttagtttATGCCCATTATTGTCTTCTGCCGCAGGCCGCAGAATAGTCATGATCTCTTGCCGGATCTTGGTATCTAGCGTTTAACGCGACTGATGAAGCGTATCGACGCAGAAAATTTCCATGCGGgcagtttttctatttattcaggAATAATTATTTCTAAACAAAAGAAATctactttatttatttttttatagaaaaattaAGCTATTTATTTTtcacacaaataaataaatattataaataatattacAAATCGTGTTATACCCACACAACACATTAAAATAGCTTTCAATTCATTAAACGCGATTAATTAGtagattttatatttaaaatttttaaaaataataataataaactaaagaTAATAAATGGATAGTCAAAATATAAAtaatcaatattaatattaaattgaATGTGAATGTACCTTAATtaaaaaaaggagattttaatataattaatacgTGATATACTATTAAAAGAGTACTGTATATTGACATTCAAAACAATAGGGATGTCCTTACTTGCTATgacaaataaataagaaaattaattaatatttaaagaaatgtaTTTAAACATTCACCCTTTACAACTCGTTAATCtaaaatcttatgaaaaatattaAGCACGTATTGGAGAAAAGGAAATCGGTTTCACATTTTCTAGAATGAAATAAATCATAAAGGGTCTTTTACATGAAAACATTGAGCATATATTCTCGGGATAAAACTCTTGAACAACCTCATTATTGCTCATGACAAAACCCTTGAAAAAATATCGAGGAAGTTGGTGGTTGGGCATGAGTCCACGTATGCTTCTCGATTTATTTGACGGGTGAATTGAGAAAAGATGAATTAATTCTAAGGCCTAGTCAtcgaattataaaaaaaaaatgataaaacctTTAGAACAATCTCATTATTGTTATTGCTCATATTGAGAACTTAATAGTcctctcggatgggtctagtggttagCGTATGAGGTGTTACTATAATGAGGTTTGAGGTTCCAATCTCGGCAAAGCCAAGGTAAATACCTCCtttatgtactagtcactattccaaaggctagtagccgcccataatttatctcctccgtgttgaccttgggacggattggcggaggcgctgggagcaagcgtattcaccttttgccataa encodes the following:
- the LOC122042188 gene encoding geranylgeranyl pyrophosphate synthase 7, chloroplastic-like, with product MAYASVCFPMNVPVMTTCPSPSWSLASRRRRFLPAVRCVSSVPKVADEADLFDLKQYMAEKARRVDAALDRALPLRPPERLFAAMRYSLLSPGKRVRPVLTLAACELVGGDESAAMPVACAAEMIHVMSLIHDDLPCIDNDDFRRGRPANHVAFGEGFAVLAGDALHCFAYEHAAAAARAPPERVLRAVAELGRATGAEGLLAGQIMDIECEGKEVGLEVLEGIHLHKTAKLMEAAAACGVIMGGGREEEVERLRRYGRVVGLLFQVVDDILDVTRTTEELGKTAGKDSACGKTTYPKLLGLEAAGRLAEELVGKAEEELQGFDRNRARPLRHLARYIASRNN